Proteins found in one Drosophila innubila isolate TH190305 chromosome X, UK_Dinn_1.0, whole genome shotgun sequence genomic segment:
- the LOC117781342 gene encoding histone-lysine N-methyltransferase SETMAR-like encodes MKKVFSKWVRRLLTPEQKQQRIDESKSCLDMFTRNKSEFLRRYITMDETWIHHFTPESNRQSAEWHAAGESRPKRPKTQQLAGKVMASVFWDAHGIIFIDYLQKGQTINSDYYIALLERLKDECVLIN; translated from the coding sequence ATGAAAAAGGTGTTTTCCAAATGGGTGCGGCGTTTGCTCACACCggagcaaaaacaacaacgaatcGATGAATCAAAGAGCTGTTTGGACATGTTTACGCGCAATAAGTCGGAGTTTTTGCGTCGGTACATCACAATGGATGAAACATGGATCCACCATTTCACTCCAGAGTCAAATCGGCAGTCTGCTGAGTGGCATGCAGCCGGTGAAAGCCGCCCAAAGCGACCAAAGACGCAGCAGTTGGCTGGCAAGGTTATGGCGTCTGTATTTTGGGATGCTCATGGAATAATATTCATCGACTATCTCCAGAAGGGGCAGACCATCAACAGCGACTATTATATAGCGTTATTGGAGCGTTTGAAAGA